In the genome of Doryrhamphus excisus isolate RoL2022-K1 chromosome 11, RoL_Dexc_1.0, whole genome shotgun sequence, one region contains:
- the zgc:112052 gene encoding protein C19orf12 homolog, with protein MCHRLEDVMKLCCELSADQQIQTTVKGSGKGAAAAGGLAFAGGLVGGPLGIAVGGAVGGLLGCWLTSGQFKPLPQVIMELSPQQQQKLYADVAAILGDIQWTDVAQLTALVMSNSSLKQQLTAALLGYVTKELQGNVHYVD; from the exons ATGTGTCACAGGCTTGAAGATGTTATGAAACTGTGCTGTGAGTTATCTGCTGATCAGCAGATCCAGACTACAGTGAAGGGGTCTGGGAAGGGGGCAGCAGCAGCCGGAGGCCTGGCCTTTGCTGGAGGCCTGGTTGGAGGTCCTCTTGGTATTGCGGTGG GTGGAGCTGTCGGCGGCCTCCTTGGCTGCTGGCTGACCAGCGGCCAGTTCAAGCCTCTCCCTCAGGTCATCATGGAGCTGAGtcctcagcagcagcagaagctcTACGCCGATGTCGCCGCCATCCTTGGAGACATTCAGTGGACCGACGTGGCGCAGCTGACGGCTCTTGTGATGAGCAACAGCAGCCTGAAGCAGCAACTCACAGCTGCCCTTCTTGGCTATGTCACCAAGGAGCTTCAAGGAAACGTGCACTACGTGGATTAG
- the uri1 gene encoding unconventional prefoldin RPB5 interactor 1 encodes MTMAEKNMINMEDPGGVVRLREEHEKVVKDCERRIQHWENLSGDYQTLKDRLKTLPDQVSYDIMVPFGPLAFMPGKLVHSNEVTVLLGDNWFAKCSAKQAEKIVDHRMKYVKSEMHGLSKTRNNFEARVGMVKDWENISSEKGGYVDIREEIGEHETTFTKGKHRVAHKPHSKPKLDAVLDLEEDSDGSGEDAHKKTTNSFMTQEELWARLDELEKMEDLHNERDRLSDNADLVGEDTSSSSSSEEQNERDSAHPVNGLGVEPRDGAPPSGDEEDDSLPTIYFSHTVELKKVRINTSKNTMLKFSERKEHKEHSKRKKRNGHHNGHSHHEVHKIQTPADIYRLFVDVRNGEPIPKKSILKSRSRENSVCSDTSESSAADMEERRILGRGLSHDEATPSDNSTSDGLTEEDSPTGLAPLPNGRFEAFSGTVVEKDPMPLAVPHLTIAPPALPTILEWKQEEVAPDAAPPQQPGKRVSKFKAARMQQK; translated from the exons ATGACAATGGCTGAAAAGAATATGATAAACATGGAGGATCCCGGTGGCGTTGTCAGGCTCCGTGAGGAACACGAAAAG GTGGTGAAGGACTGCGAACGTCGGATTCAGCACTG GGAGAATCTGTCAGGTGATTACCAAACCCTGAAAGACCGCCTCAAAACTCTTCCCGATCAAGTCTCGTACGACATCATG GTGCCGTTCGGCCCTCTGGCCTTCATGCCCGGGAAGCTGGTGCACTCCAACGAAGTCACGGTGTTGCTAGGTGACAACTGGTTTGCAAAGTGCTCCGCCAAGCAGGCCGAGAAAATTGTCGACCACAGGATGAAGT ATGTGAAGAGTGAGATGCACGGTTTATCCAAGACGAGGAACAACTTTGAAGCCAGAGTGGGAATGGTGAAGGACTGGGAGAACATCTCATCT GAAAAGGGGGGCTACGTTGACATCAGAGAGGAGATCGGGGAACATGAGACCACTTTCACTAAag gaaAACACAGAGTGGCTCACAAACCACATTCAAAACCCAAACTGGACGCGGTCTTGGATCTGGAAGAGGACAGTGACGGAAGTGGAGAGGACGCCCATAAAAAAACGACAAATTCTTTCATGACTCAGGAGGAGTTGTGGGCTCGATTAGACGAACTGGAGAAAATGGAGGATCTTCACAACGAGCGTGATAG GTTGTCTGACAACGCAGATCTTGTCGGCGAGGACACGTCGTCGTCGTCTTCGTCGGAGGAGCAGAATGAAAGGGACTCCGCCCATCCGGTGAATGGACTCGGCGTGGAACCCCGTGATGGCGCGCCCCCTAGTGGAGACGAGGAAGACGACAGTTTGCCGACTATTTACTTCTCTCACACGGTGGAGCTTAAGAAG GTGAGGATCAACACGAGTAAAAACACCATGTTGAAGTTCAGCGAAAGAAAAGAACACAAGGAACATTCAAAACGAAAGAAAAGAAACGGTCACCATAACGGACACTCGCATCACGAAGTCCACAAAATCCAAACCCCCGCAGACATCTACAG GCTGTTCGTGGACGTGAGGAACGGAGAACCCATCCCCAAGAAGTCCATACTGAAATCCCGAAGCCGGGAGAACAGCGTGTGCAGCGACACGAGCGAGAGCAGCGCGGCAGATATGGAAGAACGACGAATTCTGGGACGCGGTCTCAGCCACGACGAGGCCACGCCCAGCGACAACAGTACCAGCGACGGACTTACGGAGGAGGACAGCCCGACGGGATTGGCGCCGCTTCCAAATGGACGATTTGAG GCGTTCTCGGGTACCGTGGTGGAAAAAGACCCCATGCCCTTGGCCGTTCCCCACCTGACCATCGCCCCGCCGGCTTTGCCCACCATCCTTGAGTGGAAACAGGAAGAGGTGGCGCCCGACGCGGCGCCCCCTCAGCAGCCTGGTAAACGCGTGTCAAAGTTCAAAGCTGCCAGGATGCAGCAGAAATGA